From Amycolatopsis cihanbeyliensis, a single genomic window includes:
- a CDS encoding 2-hydroxyacid dehydrogenase, whose translation MTVIVLVPDDDGMDALSVVDGVRPVRYEWGEPLPPEAREAEVLIPGFHGAPADGSFFAGLPSVKLIQLLSAGAEDWVSGVPEGILLSTCRGAHGGSTAEWVVAVLLSIYRELVSFAADQDARRWSRRTTDSLQGKNVLIVGAGDLGTRLRHRLEPFDTRVTMVGLTSRPGVHAVEELPDLLGDHDVVALMVPLTSRTHGMVDAKFLAAMSEGAILVNASRGRVVDPDALLAELRTGRLRAALDVTDPEPLPPDHPLWTVPGLVLTPHVAGAARGAQRRSYAVAASEIELYVNGELPKNLVHGEY comes from the coding sequence ATGACGGTAATCGTGCTGGTTCCCGACGATGACGGGATGGACGCGCTCTCGGTCGTCGACGGTGTCCGCCCGGTTCGCTACGAGTGGGGCGAGCCGTTGCCGCCGGAGGCGCGCGAGGCCGAGGTGTTGATCCCCGGTTTCCACGGTGCGCCCGCGGACGGGTCGTTCTTCGCCGGACTGCCCAGCGTGAAGCTCATCCAGCTGCTCTCGGCCGGCGCGGAGGACTGGGTGTCGGGCGTGCCGGAGGGCATCCTGCTGTCCACCTGTCGCGGGGCGCATGGCGGTAGTACCGCCGAATGGGTGGTGGCGGTGCTGCTGTCCATATACCGCGAGCTGGTCAGCTTCGCCGCGGACCAGGACGCGCGCAGGTGGAGCAGGCGCACCACGGACAGCCTGCAGGGCAAGAACGTGCTGATCGTCGGTGCGGGTGACCTCGGGACCCGGTTGCGGCACAGGCTGGAACCGTTCGACACCAGGGTCACCATGGTAGGTCTCACCTCGCGGCCGGGGGTGCACGCGGTCGAGGAGTTGCCGGACCTGCTCGGTGACCACGACGTGGTGGCCCTGATGGTGCCGCTGACCTCCCGCACGCACGGCATGGTGGACGCCAAGTTCCTGGCCGCGATGTCCGAGGGGGCCATCCTGGTGAACGCCTCCCGCGGCCGGGTCGTGGACCCCGACGCGCTGCTCGCGGAGCTGCGCACCGGGCGGCTGCGGGCCGCCCTCGACGTCACCGATCCCGAGCCGCTGCCGCCCGACCATCCGTTGTGGACGGTTCCGGGCCTGGTGCTGACCCCGCACGTCGCGGGTGCCGCCCGCGGGGCGCAGCGCCGCTCCTACGCGGTCGCGGCCTCGGAGATCGAGCTCTACGTCAACGGCGAGCTACCGAAGAACCTGGTGCACGGCGAGTACTGA
- a CDS encoding PQQ-dependent sugar dehydrogenase, producing MRTRFRRNTGWPLALLAGGLLLSSCAEFDDSVAGQTWEPAPKLTPEAGPQPQLPEADGTGAGPATPGTPQTSIPPPEGCTDFDQAVLGTCMDTVAAVAVLPDMSALAGERKSGKVFRTARTQSGPTKEELATLTVQAAGDGGLTGLALSPSYAEDRLVFAYVTTATDNRVVRFAKGQPAKPILTGIPKGPTGNRGALATDRTGALLVATGNAGDERAAADPNSLAGKVLRIDTTGNPAKGNPTPDSAVLAGGLHSPGGLCQSLDGSRRWVTDRGPGKDAIYRIEDGKPLSTPAWTWPDQPGVAGCADTGTVVALATAQAGNVQLLPVSDDGSVGGEPATILDGEDTRSYGKLAGMAIVDETTAVVGTVNKDGGEPVSSDDRTVVLPIQPSDRGGGRD from the coding sequence GTGCGAACCCGGTTCAGGAGGAACACCGGCTGGCCGCTGGCGCTGCTGGCCGGCGGGTTGTTGCTGTCCAGCTGCGCCGAGTTCGACGACTCCGTGGCGGGACAGACTTGGGAACCGGCCCCGAAGTTGACCCCGGAAGCCGGCCCGCAGCCCCAGCTACCCGAGGCGGACGGCACCGGGGCGGGGCCGGCGACGCCGGGCACACCGCAAACCTCGATCCCGCCGCCGGAAGGCTGCACCGACTTCGACCAGGCGGTACTCGGCACCTGCATGGACACCGTGGCGGCGGTGGCCGTGCTGCCGGACATGAGCGCGCTGGCCGGTGAACGCAAGAGCGGCAAGGTGTTCCGTACCGCGCGGACCCAGAGCGGGCCGACGAAGGAGGAACTCGCCACACTCACGGTGCAGGCGGCCGGGGACGGCGGGCTCACCGGACTGGCCCTCTCCCCCAGCTATGCCGAGGACCGGCTGGTGTTCGCGTACGTGACCACCGCCACCGACAACCGGGTGGTTCGCTTCGCCAAGGGGCAACCGGCGAAACCGATCCTCACCGGCATTCCCAAGGGGCCGACCGGCAACCGCGGGGCGCTGGCCACCGACCGCACCGGTGCCCTGCTGGTCGCCACCGGCAACGCCGGGGACGAGCGGGCGGCGGCCGACCCGAACTCGCTGGCGGGAAAGGTGCTGCGGATCGACACCACGGGCAACCCGGCGAAGGGAAACCCGACCCCGGACTCCGCTGTGCTGGCCGGCGGCCTGCACAGCCCCGGTGGCCTCTGCCAGTCCCTTGACGGCTCCCGGCGCTGGGTGACCGACCGCGGACCGGGCAAGGACGCGATCTACCGGATCGAGGACGGGAAACCACTCAGCACACCCGCCTGGACCTGGCCGGACCAGCCGGGTGTCGCCGGTTGCGCGGACACCGGCACGGTGGTGGCCCTCGCCACCGCACAGGCGGGCAACGTGCAGTTGCTGCCGGTGTCCGACGACGGCTCGGTCGGCGGCGAGCCGGCGACCATCCTGGACGGCGAGGACACCAGGTCCTACGGCAAGCTCGCCGGGATGGCCATCGTCGACGAGACGACCGCGGTGGTCGGCACCGTCAACAAGGACGGTGGTGAGCCGGTCTCCAGCGACGACCGCACCGTGGTGCTCCCGATCCAGCCCAGCGACCGGGGCGGTGGCCGGGACTGA
- the gatB gene encoding Asp-tRNA(Asn)/Glu-tRNA(Gln) amidotransferase subunit GatB yields the protein MTAVAELMDYAEVVERFDPVLGLEVHVELSTATKMFCGCPNLFGGEPNTHVCPTCLGLPGALPVVNGSAVESAIRIGLALNCEIAPWCRFARKNYFYPDMPKNFQTSQYDEPIAFDGYLDVVLDDGEVVRIGIERAHMEEDTGKSLHVGGATGRIHGAEHSLLDYNRAGVPLIEIVTKPITGIGERAPEVARAYVTALRDLLRAMDVSDVRMDQGSLRCDANVSLMPRGATEFGTRTETKNVNSLRSVERAVRYEMTRHAAILADGGGIRQETRHFQEADGTTSAGRTKETAEDYRYFPEPDLVPIAPSPQWVEQLRGTLPELPWERRKRIQQEWNLTDEELRDLVNTGAADLVAATVDAGAEPGEARSWWVQYLTQQANTREVELAGLPITPAQVATVIGLVKQGELTNKLAREVVQGVLDGEGEPGEVIERRGLKVVSDDSALIAAVDEALAAQPDVVEKIRGGKVQAAGAIVGAVMKATKGQADAKRVRELIMERCR from the coding sequence GTGACGGCTGTGGCCGAGTTGATGGACTACGCGGAGGTCGTCGAGCGCTTCGACCCGGTGCTCGGGCTCGAGGTGCACGTGGAGCTGTCCACCGCGACCAAGATGTTCTGCGGCTGCCCGAACCTGTTCGGCGGCGAGCCGAACACGCATGTCTGCCCGACCTGCCTCGGCCTTCCCGGCGCGCTGCCGGTGGTCAACGGCAGCGCGGTGGAGTCGGCGATCCGGATCGGCCTCGCGCTCAACTGCGAGATCGCGCCCTGGTGCCGGTTCGCCAGGAAGAACTACTTCTACCCCGACATGCCGAAGAACTTCCAGACCTCGCAGTACGACGAGCCGATCGCCTTCGACGGTTACCTGGATGTGGTGCTGGACGACGGTGAGGTCGTCCGGATCGGCATCGAGCGGGCGCATATGGAGGAGGACACCGGCAAGTCGCTGCATGTCGGCGGTGCGACCGGGCGGATCCACGGCGCCGAGCACTCGTTGCTGGACTACAACCGGGCCGGGGTGCCGCTGATCGAGATCGTCACCAAGCCGATCACCGGGATCGGCGAGCGGGCGCCCGAGGTCGCCCGTGCCTACGTCACCGCCCTGCGTGACCTGCTGCGCGCCATGGATGTCTCCGATGTGCGCATGGACCAGGGCTCGTTGCGCTGTGACGCGAACGTCTCGCTGATGCCCAGGGGCGCCACCGAGTTCGGTACCCGCACCGAGACCAAGAACGTCAACTCGTTGCGCAGCGTGGAACGGGCGGTGCGGTACGAGATGACCCGGCATGCCGCGATCCTCGCCGACGGCGGCGGCATCCGGCAGGAGACCAGGCACTTCCAGGAGGCAGACGGCACCACCTCGGCCGGTCGCACCAAGGAGACCGCCGAGGACTACCGCTACTTCCCCGAGCCGGACCTGGTGCCGATCGCGCCCTCCCCGCAGTGGGTCGAGCAACTGCGCGGCACCCTGCCCGAGTTGCCGTGGGAGCGGCGCAAGCGCATCCAGCAGGAGTGGAACCTCACCGACGAGGAACTGCGGGACCTGGTCAACACCGGCGCCGCCGACCTGGTCGCGGCCACCGTGGACGCCGGGGCCGAGCCGGGCGAGGCACGCAGCTGGTGGGTGCAGTACCTGACCCAGCAGGCCAACACCCGCGAGGTCGAGCTCGCCGGGCTGCCGATCACCCCGGCGCAGGTCGCCACCGTGATCGGCCTGGTCAAGCAGGGGGAGCTGACCAACAAGCTCGCCCGCGAGGTCGTGCAGGGCGTGCTCGACGGCGAGGGTGAGCCCGGCGAGGTGATCGAGCGGCGCGGGCTGAAGGTGGTCTCCGACGACTCCGCCCTGATCGCCGCGGTGGACGAGGCGCTGGCCGCGCAACCGGACGTGGTGGAGAAGATCCGTGGCGGCAAGGTGCAGGCCGCCGGCGCGATCGTGGGCGCGGTGATGAAGGCCACCAAGGGCCAGGCCGACGCCAAGCGGGTGCGCGAACTGATCATGGAGCGCTGCCGGTAG
- the gatA gene encoding Asp-tRNA(Asn)/Glu-tRNA(Gln) amidotransferase subunit GatA, with translation MTELTTLPAAELAAKIHAREVTSVEVTRAHLDRIAAVDDHVHAFLHVDREGALAAAEAVDADLAAGKAPASPLAGVPLALKDVFTTKGIPTTCGSRTLEGWVPPYDATVTRTLREAGVVILGKTNMDEFAMGSSTENSAFGPTHNPWDHARIPGGSGGGSSASLAAFEAPLAIGTDTGGSIRQPGAVTGTVGVKPTYGGVSRYGLVAFSSSLDQGGPCARTVLDAAMLHEIIGGHDPMDSTSIDAPVPPVVAAAREGARDGLSGVRVGVVSEFRGEGYQPGVLRSFEAAVDQLRALGAEVVEVSCPHFTYALPAYYLIAPSEASSNLARFDAMRYGIRVSDDGTHSAEEVMSLTREAGFGPEVKRRIMLGTYALSSGYYDAYYGSAQKVRTLIIRDFDAAFEQVDVLVSPTTPTTAFKIGERVDDPLAMYLADLCTIPSDLAGNAALSVPCGLSDEDGLPVGLQVMAPALADDRLYKVAAAYEGARDAAAGGSLVHQVPELNGGAR, from the coding sequence CTGACCGAGCTGACCACGCTGCCGGCCGCCGAACTGGCGGCGAAAATTCATGCCCGCGAGGTGACCTCGGTCGAGGTCACCAGGGCACACCTGGACCGGATCGCCGCGGTCGACGACCACGTGCACGCGTTCCTGCACGTGGACCGCGAGGGCGCGCTGGCCGCCGCGGAGGCCGTGGACGCCGACCTCGCCGCGGGCAAGGCGCCCGCCTCGCCGCTGGCCGGGGTGCCGCTCGCGCTCAAGGACGTGTTCACCACCAAGGGCATTCCCACCACCTGTGGTTCGAGGACGCTGGAGGGTTGGGTTCCGCCCTACGACGCCACGGTCACCCGCACACTGCGTGAGGCCGGGGTGGTGATTCTCGGCAAGACGAACATGGACGAGTTCGCCATGGGCTCCTCCACCGAGAACTCCGCGTTCGGGCCGACGCACAACCCGTGGGACCACGCGCGTATCCCCGGCGGCTCCGGTGGTGGTTCCTCGGCCTCGCTGGCCGCGTTCGAGGCTCCACTGGCGATCGGTACCGACACCGGCGGGTCGATTCGCCAGCCCGGCGCGGTGACCGGCACGGTGGGCGTCAAACCGACCTACGGCGGGGTGTCCCGCTACGGCCTTGTCGCCTTCTCCTCCTCGCTGGACCAGGGCGGCCCCTGTGCCAGGACGGTGCTGGACGCGGCGATGCTGCACGAGATCATCGGCGGGCACGACCCGATGGACTCGACCTCGATCGACGCCCCAGTCCCCCCGGTGGTCGCGGCGGCCCGCGAGGGCGCCCGGGACGGCCTGAGCGGGGTGCGGGTCGGCGTCGTCAGCGAGTTCCGCGGCGAGGGGTACCAGCCGGGCGTGCTGCGCTCCTTCGAGGCCGCCGTGGATCAGCTTCGCGCGCTCGGCGCCGAGGTGGTCGAGGTGTCCTGCCCGCACTTCACTTACGCGCTGCCCGCCTACTACCTGATCGCGCCCAGTGAGGCCTCCTCGAACCTGGCCCGGTTCGACGCCATGCGCTACGGCATCCGGGTGAGCGACGACGGTACGCACAGCGCCGAGGAGGTCATGTCCCTGACCAGGGAGGCGGGTTTCGGTCCCGAGGTCAAGCGGCGGATCATGCTCGGCACCTACGCGCTGTCCTCCGGCTACTACGACGCCTACTACGGCTCGGCGCAGAAGGTGCGGACGCTCATCATCCGCGACTTCGACGCCGCGTTCGAGCAGGTCGACGTGCTGGTGTCGCCGACGACGCCGACCACGGCGTTCAAGATCGGCGAGCGGGTGGACGACCCGCTCGCCATGTACCTCGCCGACCTGTGCACCATTCCCTCGGACCTGGCGGGCAACGCCGCGCTCAGCGTGCCGTGCGGGCTGTCCGACGAGGACGGCCTCCCGGTGGGTCTGCAGGTCATGGCGCCCGCGCTGGCCGATGACCGGCTGTACAAGGTCGCCGCCGCCTACGAGGGGGCGCGGGACGCGGCCGCCGGTGGCTCGCTGGTACACCAGGTTCCGGAGCTGAATGGAGGGGCACGGTGA
- the gatC gene encoding Asp-tRNA(Asn)/Glu-tRNA(Gln) amidotransferase subunit GatC, translated as MPNISRDEVAHLAKLARLAVTEEELDTFAGQLDQILDAVAKVGEVAAEDIPPTSHAVPLTNVFRDDVVRQGLSQQQALAGAPAAEEGRFRVPRILGEEQ; from the coding sequence GTGCCCAACATTTCCCGCGACGAGGTCGCACACCTCGCCAAGCTGGCCAGGCTGGCCGTCACCGAGGAGGAACTGGACACCTTCGCCGGCCAACTCGACCAGATCCTGGACGCCGTGGCCAAGGTGGGTGAGGTCGCGGCCGAGGACATCCCGCCGACCTCACACGCCGTGCCGCTGACCAACGTTTTCCGTGACGACGTGGTCCGCCAGGGACTCAGCCAGCAGCAGGCGCTCGCCGGGGCGCCCGCGGCGGAGGAAGGCCGGTTCCGGGTACCGCGGATCCTGGGGGAAGAGCAGTGA
- a CDS encoding amino acid-binding protein produces the protein MSFLIRVQLPDSPGTLGAVATALGMVGADILSLDVVERGSGLAIDDLVVELPSGRLPDALITAAESVEGVEVDAVRPYAGVLDTHRELELVEEIAGQPAAGLEILAEGVPKIVRAGWSLVVRRQSDATVKRLASSGAAPEAPIAELPWLPLERATVLDSEESWIPPTWQELGTELAATPLGKPDRALLVGRPGGPMFRAAEVARLAHLAGIVAVVLDG, from the coding sequence TTGTCCTTCCTGATCCGGGTGCAGCTCCCGGACAGCCCTGGGACCCTCGGTGCGGTGGCCACGGCGCTCGGCATGGTCGGCGCGGACATCCTCAGCCTCGATGTCGTGGAGCGCGGCTCCGGACTGGCCATCGACGACCTGGTGGTCGAGCTACCCTCCGGGCGGCTGCCGGACGCGCTGATCACCGCGGCGGAGAGTGTCGAGGGCGTCGAGGTGGACGCCGTCCGGCCCTACGCCGGGGTCCTGGACACCCACCGCGAACTGGAACTGGTCGAGGAGATCGCCGGGCAGCCCGCGGCCGGCCTGGAGATCCTGGCCGAGGGCGTGCCCAAGATCGTGCGTGCCGGCTGGTCGTTGGTGGTGCGCAGGCAGTCCGACGCCACCGTGAAGCGGCTCGCCTCCTCGGGCGCCGCACCCGAGGCACCGATCGCCGAACTACCGTGGCTGCCGCTGGAACGGGCCACGGTGCTGGACTCCGAGGAGTCCTGGATTCCACCGACCTGGCAGGAGCTCGGTACCGAGCTCGCCGCCACCCCGCTCGGCAAACCGGACCGGGCGCTGCTGGTCGGGCGTCCCGGCGGGCCGATGTTCCGCGCGGCCGAGGTGGCCAGGCTGGCACACCTCGCCGGGATCGTGGCCGTCGTCCTGGACGGCTGA
- a CDS encoding PatA/PatG family cyanobactin maturation protease: protein MRNSAGEVPAIPGIGELWKRTTGDDRIRVAVVDGPVDHDHPVFAGASLHEVGGVWPRENPAGGKTAHGTAVASILAAQHASPVAGVAPGCRLLSVPVFSDQRPKPSQVDLARGIELAVEAGAHVINISAGKLSPSGGADGTLASAIDLCHDNDVLVVAAAGNDGCFCDHVPAALPAVVAVGAMDRAGEPMRISNWGPGYRHHGILAPGEQITCACPGGGIARRTGTSMAAPIVSGVAALLLSLRVRAGLPARPRAVRTLLLESADPCPVGDPVACLRYLAGTLNIEGAVDAMTKHVEEQADTAVQVSCECAPEPAVEPPVETPAEPEAAGHALTPVSRALDAEPEHELVTSESVPPSGEPVSESWQRLVYAVGILGYDFGSEARRDSFKQLMPPTQGPGGLPIQANPYDVRQMVAYLKQNPSEASALIWTLNLELTPIYAVEPIGSYGPEVYRTLVSLLEAQADASSAADDEIDLMAGIVRALRDALSARHAAEQAHSDAAMSSSKQEVTRLAHTAAQQARNATDHLTSAFDRAKQAKYLTDNEVIEAVRRALEDSSTKLDKIDESLSKITGQTKIDDIKGYAEQSAATAYRVYHDASGPIVEAIKGRTGKRRVERVALPGRLGGQTVRLFSGQAIPAVTIDQVRGLVGWDVNTLVQPPVPDTASDEGDDLARLAGLSLDQEAAQNLRDFLNRIYFDMRNLGSTSADRALNFAATNAFLSRQIFVEENKKKRSMDKISVEKSPYGRMDSDSWDIKLRFFDPENTHRAYRVYRYTIDVSDVYPVTVGGVRSWSEA, encoded by the coding sequence ATGAGAAACAGCGCCGGTGAGGTGCCGGCGATTCCGGGAATTGGCGAGCTGTGGAAGCGGACAACGGGCGACGACCGCATCCGGGTAGCCGTGGTGGACGGGCCGGTCGACCACGACCATCCGGTGTTCGCCGGAGCCTCGCTCCACGAGGTCGGCGGCGTGTGGCCGCGGGAGAACCCGGCCGGAGGCAAGACCGCCCACGGAACGGCGGTAGCCAGCATACTGGCGGCACAACATGCGAGCCCGGTCGCAGGGGTCGCACCCGGCTGCCGGCTGCTGAGCGTGCCCGTCTTCTCCGACCAGCGGCCGAAACCGTCCCAGGTGGACCTCGCCCGCGGGATCGAACTCGCGGTCGAGGCCGGGGCCCACGTGATCAACATCAGTGCGGGCAAGCTGAGCCCCTCCGGCGGCGCGGACGGAACCCTGGCCAGTGCGATCGACCTGTGCCACGACAACGACGTGCTGGTGGTCGCCGCGGCGGGCAACGACGGGTGCTTCTGTGACCACGTCCCGGCGGCGCTGCCGGCCGTGGTCGCGGTCGGTGCCATGGACAGGGCCGGCGAGCCGATGCGGATCAGCAACTGGGGCCCTGGCTACCGGCACCACGGCATCCTCGCCCCCGGCGAGCAGATCACCTGTGCCTGCCCCGGCGGCGGGATCGCCCGGCGAACCGGTACCAGCATGGCCGCCCCGATCGTCTCGGGGGTGGCCGCCCTCCTGCTGAGCCTGCGGGTCCGGGCGGGCCTGCCCGCACGGCCGCGGGCCGTCCGCACCCTCCTGTTGGAAAGCGCAGATCCGTGCCCGGTCGGCGATCCGGTCGCTTGCCTGCGATACCTGGCCGGGACACTCAACATAGAAGGAGCGGTAGACGCGATGACCAAGCATGTGGAAGAACAGGCCGACACCGCCGTGCAGGTGTCCTGCGAGTGCGCACCTGAACCCGCCGTCGAACCGCCGGTCGAGACACCGGCGGAGCCGGAAGCGGCCGGCCACGCACTCACTCCGGTTTCGCGGGCGCTCGATGCGGAGCCCGAGCACGAGTTGGTGACCTCCGAGTCGGTGCCTCCGTCCGGGGAGCCGGTGTCCGAGTCCTGGCAGCGGCTGGTGTACGCCGTCGGTATCCTCGGCTACGACTTCGGCTCGGAAGCGCGCCGGGACTCGTTCAAGCAGCTCATGCCCCCGACGCAGGGCCCGGGCGGGCTCCCGATACAGGCGAACCCCTATGACGTCCGGCAGATGGTCGCCTACCTCAAGCAGAACCCGTCCGAGGCTTCGGCCCTGATCTGGACACTCAACCTCGAGCTCACCCCGATCTACGCGGTCGAACCCATCGGCAGCTACGGCCCGGAGGTCTACCGGACGCTGGTCAGCCTGCTGGAGGCACAGGCCGACGCCTCGTCCGCGGCGGACGACGAGATCGACCTCATGGCGGGCATCGTGCGGGCGCTGCGGGACGCGTTGTCGGCAAGGCACGCGGCGGAGCAAGCACACAGTGATGCGGCGATGAGCTCGAGCAAGCAGGAGGTCACACGGCTCGCCCATACCGCTGCCCAGCAGGCGAGGAATGCCACGGACCACCTGACGAGCGCGTTCGACCGGGCCAAGCAGGCGAAGTACCTGACCGACAACGAGGTCATCGAGGCCGTGCGGCGGGCACTCGAGGACTCGAGCACGAAGCTGGACAAGATCGACGAGTCCCTCAGCAAGATCACCGGACAGACGAAGATCGACGACATCAAGGGCTACGCCGAGCAGTCCGCCGCCACCGCCTACCGGGTGTACCACGACGCGTCCGGACCGATCGTCGAGGCGATCAAGGGGAGGACGGGCAAGCGGCGAGTGGAACGGGTCGCTCTTCCTGGCCGTCTCGGCGGGCAGACCGTGCGGTTGTTCTCCGGGCAGGCCATCCCCGCGGTGACGATCGACCAGGTCCGCGGGCTCGTGGGCTGGGACGTGAACACGCTCGTCCAACCCCCGGTCCCGGACACCGCGTCGGACGAGGGCGACGACCTCGCCCGGCTGGCCGGGCTGTCCCTGGACCAGGAGGCCGCGCAGAACCTCCGCGACTTCCTCAACCGGATCTACTTCGACATGCGCAACCTGGGCTCGACCTCGGCCGACCGGGCACTGAACTTCGCCGCCACCAACGCCTTCCTGTCCAGGCAGATCTTCGTCGAAGAGAACAAGAAGAAGCGGTCCATGGACAAGATCAGCGTCGAGAAGAGCCCGTACGGGCGCATGGACAGCGACTCATGGGACATCAAGCTCCGGTTCTTCGACCCGGAGAACACCCACCGCGCGTACCGGGTATATCGGTACACCATCGACGTCAGCGACGTGTATCCGGTGACGGTCGGCGGGGTGCGGTCCTGGAGCGAGGCATGA
- a CDS encoding S8 family serine peptidase, producing the protein MTAIEEIPGVRDLWQHTRGDPEIVVGLVEGHPDLSHPCFAGADITVIEPGWLPDIPPATPVVEHATYVASVLFGQPGSSSPGVAPRCRGIAVPAVRDPETARDPLNLARAVEVLVEAGARIIHFAPVHATLSGAAYPVLERTVAAAVDAGVLIVAPTGNDYGRTLVAPGILRGVLAVGAFDDSGIMFKFSNWGPEFGTHGIVAPGGGVTAAAPGGGAATHKGTSVSTPIVTGVAALLASLRRRRGLPADPLSVRDALVASALPCTAEQARDEPERCLAGRLNVPGATRLAAADAPDSVTLSTASADLPLPPPGTPVYPLGTIGYDFGTQRRRDRFPPLEDPRAMVRHLRDNPADAADLIWTLDLDLAPVYAIRPTGTHVAEIHRRLVRLFEYQVTPPGPGSDPSPTPFDRCSLPARVTSELTTLRSGRAVPILDVGHARGLSGWNTEYLSKQAIDRLTATMPVELRERILREFRAFLDRAYADRRNLGLSSPERALNYAVTNVMQAATVFTAATSEHLVLDAISVSRSPYGRVDSDCWDIELRFFDPAENTRAGKEWRFTIDVADVHPITFGKPKAWPARTSARV; encoded by the coding sequence ATGACAGCCATCGAGGAGATCCCCGGTGTCCGCGACCTGTGGCAGCACACCCGTGGCGACCCCGAGATCGTCGTCGGGCTCGTGGAGGGGCATCCTGACCTGTCCCATCCCTGTTTCGCGGGCGCCGACATCACGGTGATCGAACCGGGCTGGCTGCCGGACATCCCGCCCGCCACACCCGTGGTCGAACACGCGACCTACGTCGCAAGTGTCCTGTTCGGACAACCGGGCAGTTCGTCCCCGGGTGTGGCGCCGCGGTGCCGGGGCATCGCGGTTCCCGCGGTCCGGGACCCGGAGACAGCACGCGATCCGCTGAACCTGGCGCGAGCCGTCGAGGTTCTGGTCGAGGCCGGGGCCCGGATCATCCACTTCGCGCCCGTGCACGCCACGCTGTCCGGCGCCGCGTACCCGGTGCTGGAGCGAACCGTGGCCGCCGCGGTGGACGCGGGGGTGCTGATCGTCGCGCCCACCGGGAACGACTACGGCCGTACGCTGGTCGCCCCCGGCATCCTGCGGGGGGTACTCGCCGTCGGTGCCTTCGACGACAGCGGAATCATGTTCAAGTTCAGCAACTGGGGACCGGAGTTCGGCACCCACGGCATCGTCGCCCCGGGAGGCGGCGTGACCGCCGCCGCTCCCGGAGGGGGCGCGGCGACGCACAAGGGCACCAGCGTGTCCACTCCCATCGTGACAGGCGTCGCCGCGCTGCTGGCAAGCTTGCGCAGGCGGCGCGGCCTGCCCGCTGATCCGCTTTCCGTCCGGGACGCGCTGGTCGCCAGCGCGCTGCCGTGCACAGCGGAACAGGCCCGGGACGAACCGGAACGCTGCCTGGCGGGACGGTTGAACGTGCCCGGCGCCACCCGCCTCGCCGCCGCCGATGCCCCCGACTCGGTGACGCTGAGCACGGCCTCGGCCGACCTCCCGCTGCCGCCACCGGGAACACCGGTATACCCGCTCGGCACGATCGGCTACGACTTCGGTACCCAGCGGCGCCGGGACCGGTTCCCGCCACTCGAGGACCCGCGAGCCATGGTCAGGCACCTGCGGGACAACCCGGCGGACGCGGCGGACCTGATCTGGACTCTCGACCTGGACCTGGCCCCGGTCTACGCGATCCGGCCTACGGGCACCCACGTCGCCGAGATCCACCGCCGACTCGTGCGCCTGTTCGAGTACCAGGTCACCCCGCCCGGCCCGGGGTCTGATCCGAGCCCGACCCCGTTCGACCGGTGCTCGCTTCCCGCCCGGGTCACCAGCGAGCTGACCACGCTCCGGTCCGGGCGGGCAGTGCCGATCCTCGACGTCGGCCATGCCCGGGGCCTGTCCGGGTGGAACACCGAGTACCTTTCGAAACAGGCGATCGACCGGCTCACCGCCACCATGCCGGTCGAGCTCAGGGAGCGGATCCTGCGGGAGTTCCGGGCATTCCTCGACCGAGCCTACGCGGACCGGCGAAACCTGGGCCTTTCGTCACCGGAGCGGGCGCTGAACTATGCCGTCACGAACGTTATGCAGGCCGCGACCGTGTTCACCGCCGCGACCTCCGAGCACCTGGTACTGGACGCCATCTCGGTAAGCAGGAGTCCCTACGGCAGGGTCGACAGCGACTGCTGGGACATCGAGCTGCGCTTCTTCGACCCGGCCGAGAACACCCGGGCGGGCAAGGAATGGCGTTTCACCATCGACGTGGCCGACGTACACCCGATCACGTTCGGCAAGCCCAAGGCGTGGCCGGCGCGGACCTCGGCCCGGGTCTGA